The DNA sequence TTCGGCCCTTTGGGACATTTTTATAAGACTCAAGTGCCCGTTCTCTGGGTGGAAGAGGGCGATAAGATTACCAAAATATGCGATGCAAAAGTTATAAGAGAGGCAGCGGAAGCGATGGCTAAAATTGTTCCCAGGCCTATGTTACTTTTGAGTGCTGCTGTCGATTTCGAGCAATATTCTTCCCAGTACGGGATAGTAGCAGATCTCTTTGCCGGACCGATGTGTGGACGGGCCTATTTTAAAGAATCGTTTAGCGACCCCGAGACAAAAGATTGGGACAGTTTACAGGCAAGCTTTAAACGGATTGCTCTTCCTCGTATCAAACAGATTAAGAAATTAGCGCAGGTGATGAGTGAGGCGTGGTGGCATAAGTTTTTACAGATGTCTGATGAAGCAAAGTCTCTCATCGATTTAGATGCCAAGACAAAGGTTTCCAGCATAAAAGCTGACTACGGTTACTGATATAGGTTTTTAGTAAATTTTATCTTCAAAATTTGAATCCCCTAAATTTTTTTCTTGACAAAATGATACTAATTTAGTATCATTATAATAGAAATCAATTTGGACCTAATGGACTTAGCGGGATAAGAGGAGGGCTCGGGGGATGAAGTTAATTACCAGAGATACCGATTATGCAATAAGAGCTCTCTGTTTTATTGCTAAGTGTGAAAAAGAGATAGTTCCTGTTTCTGAGTTGAATAGAAACTTAAGAATTCCCGGGCCGTTTTTAAGGAAGATACTGCAGATATTAAATAAAAAAAGACTACTTAGGTCATATAAAGGTAAAGGTGGTGGTTTTATGTTGGCCCTTGCACCGAATAAAATATTTCTTGCTGATTTAATCGAAATATTCCAGGGTTCATTAAAACTGAATGAATGCATTTTTAAAAAGCGGATTTGCCCGGATATAAAGATTTGTAAGCTTAAGAAAAGAATAGATGCTATCCAAAAGTATGTTATCTCTGAATTAAAAGATATTACGTTAGTGTCTTTATTAGGCGAGACCCGGACTTATAGAGCAAAAGGAGGATAAGCTGTGGCAAAGAGAAAGATAATAAAGATAGATGAAGAAAAGTGTAATGGCTGTGGCCTGTGCATTCCCAACTGCCCTGAGGGGGCTTTACAGATAATAGATGGGAAGGCAAGGCTTATAAGTGACTTATTCTGCGATGGTTTAGGTGCCTGCATTGGCTACTGCCCTGAAGGAGCAATTACTATAGAAGAAAGAGAAGCTCAAGAGTATGATGAAAGAAAGGTTATGGAAAATATCGTGAAACAGGGAAAGAATGTAATTAAAGCGCACTTAGAACATCTTAAACAGCATAACCAGAGCGAATATCTTAAACAGGCAATAGGTTTCTTAAAAGAGAAAAATATAGAAATTCATCTTGAACAAGAACATTTACCTGGTAAGCATAAACATATGTCTCCTTTTCCTGAATGCCCTGGTTCAAAGATAATGGATTTTAGAGAGAGAGAAGAAGTGGCTGAAGGAAAGAAAGCTGTCTCTAAAGGTATATCTCGGCTCAGACAATGGCCTGTGCAGATTATACTTGTTCCGCCGAGCGCACCTTATCTAAAGGATGCCGACTTATTGATAGCTGCAGATTGTGTTCCCTTTGCCTATGCGGATTTCCACGATGATTTATTAAAAGGGAAGATTTTACTTGTAGGCTGTCCTAAGTTTGATGACGTTGAGTTTTACAAAGAGAGGATTACTCAGATTTTAAAAAATAACAACATAAAGTCTATAACCTGCACGTATATGGAGGTGCCTTGTTGTTTTGGGCTGGTAAGTATTGTTAAATCGGCTATTTCTGCCTCGGGTAAAGATATACCATTCAAAGAGGTTACTATCAGCATAAAAGGAGGGAAGCTAAAATAATGATTTTTAAGTGTCCGGGGGCTCAAAGGTTTAGACAGCCCCAGCCAGAGATTATAAACTGCCCTTTCTGCTCTGAGGAAGTAGAGATATGGACAAATGAGGTTCAGGCAACTTGCCCCAATTGCAAGAAGACTGTAATGCGTCAACAAGGCACCAGTTGCCTCGATTGGTGTAGATACGCAAAAGAGTGTGTGGGAGAGGAAGTTTACAATAAATACATAAAAAATAGGTCAATAGCCAGAAAACCAAGAATTACAAAGGGATTAAAAGAATATTCCGGCGATGATAAAAATGATAAAACACGCTAAAAGAAGATATATGTGCCATACAAAGTTCTTGACAGTTATGGATAAGTTGTATAGAATAAATGGTACTTAATAACAATTAATGAAGAGAAAAAAAAGGAGGATGCAATGAAAGAAAAAGTAGAAGCTGCTTTAAATAAGGTAAGGCCATCGCTTCAGGCAGATGGCGGAGATGTAGAGCTAATAGAGGTCACTTCTGATGGGGTAGTCAAGGTAAGATTGACTGGTGCCTGTCGCGGATGTCCGCTGAGCCAGATGACCCTGAAAGCGGGCATAGAGAAGGTGATAAAACAAGAAGTGCCCGAGGTAAAAGAGGTTGTTGCTGTATAAAAATGAGACTGGAAAAGAAGAGAAAAAAAGTATTGACAAGGGTTAAGTAATATTATAAGTTAGATTACCCAATTAATGAAAATTTAATAATAGGCTTGACAGATAAATTTTCGTTGGGCTTATTTTAATTGACGAAGAAGTCGAAAGGCAAAGATGCCCCTAACGATGGTTAGGGGTTTTTTTTCGAATATCTGTTTTTTTTATGGCGCAGGGAGATAATCGTAAGCAATTGTGGTATTTCCAGCACAACAGTCTGGTGCTGGAAAGGGCTAACGAGAACTAGTATCTCATTTTTGCTGAAAAGGTAATAGAAGGTCAAAAAGAAAAATTAATGGTACAGTTAATTAGAAGTCCTTTAGAAGAAAGACTTAAGGCCTAGCATGGAGAGGATTGGCATACAACAAAAGGAAGGATTATAAGGGATATAGTTTATGCCGTTGATACAGGGCTTGTTGCCACGGTTTCCTTTATTGCCGGAATTTCGGTTTCTTTAGTAATAAGGAATAGGATAATATTAGCGGGTCTAGTGGAGATAGTAGCTGGCACGCTGGCAATATTCTTTGGTTCTTATATGTCTACCAAAGCTCAGAAACACTTCTTTGAGAATCAGATTGAGCGAGAAAAAAGAGAAATAGAAGAGGATCCTAAAAAAGAAACCCAAGAGATAAGAGATATTTTCAATGGTATGGGATTTACTAAAGAAGAACAGGAAATTGCCGTAAAACGTATTACTGCTGATAAACAAAGATGGCTTGAATTTATGGTTCAGGAAGAAATTGGCATAAGTCCTGGATTGATTGATAAACCTTTTGAAATAGGACTCATATCTGCGGGGGCGTTTCTTTTGGGTGCATTTCCTGCGATTTTTCCATTTTTTCTCTTTGCCAATGTAAGTAAGGCGTTGGTTATTTCTGCATTTTTAGTTTTGGGGTTTCTTTTTATTTTGGGTGTAATTAAGACTAAAGTTACAAAGAGTAACTGGCTTGTAAGTGGATTGGAGACATTGTTGATAGGTGCTGTATCCTGTGGTGCAGGATTACTTTTGGGAAGGATAGCTGCCGGATATTTTCATTGAGCAGGTATGAGTAGTTTGTTATTCGATTATTCGGATTCTTGAAGGAGTATATAAAAGTTATCGACGAAGAAGGAGGCGAGGATGGCTAAAGTAGCGGTTCTTGTTGAAGATAATTATCAGGTTTTAGAAGTCTGGTATCCTTATCTGCGTCTACGGGAAGATGGCATAGAAACTCTCCTCGTAGGAACAGGGAGAAAGAGGGAGTATAAGAGTAAGGAAGGCTACCCCGCAGTAGAACAACTCCCTATAGAAAAGGCAAGGGTGGCTGATTTTTCCGGAGTAGTTATCCCCGGAGGATATGCTCCTGATATTTTGAGAAGATACAAAGAAGTAAATAACTTTGTAAGGGAAATGTATAAGAAAAATAAACTTGTTGCTGCTATCTGTCATGGAGGCTGGGTTCTGGTATCAGCGGGGATAGTGAAGGGTAAGAAGGTAACCGGTTTTTACGCTATAAAAGATGACCTGGTAAATGCTGGTGGAAAGTTTATTGACAAGGAAGTTGTTGTGGATGGCAATCTGATTACTTCTCGCAAACCTTTCGATTTACCGGCATTTTGTAGAGAGATACTACGAAAAATCAAAAAATCGGAGGAGAGTAAATGAAGCCAGATAATAACGAAAAATTCATCTGCTACGATTGTTTCAGGCTTAAAGCCTGTAAGGAGCCGATAACATCCTGGGTATTCTTTTTTGTTGCCCTTATTGCCGTAATTGCCATAAGGGCGGTGAATGTAGTTTTAGATTTTAATCCCTTGTTGGCAAAAATTTTCTGGTATACAGGGGTAGGAGGATTCTTTGTATATTTTATGTACAAATTCAGATATGACAGTATCCTGCATAGAGAATTGGGTAGGACAAAACTTGTAGATAAACTCCTCTCCCAAGATAAACTCTCCGAGCACGACTACAATGTCTTAGGGACTATTCTGTGCAAATTAAGCTCAAAGAAAGATAAAATCAATTACTTTTTTATATTCTTTTTTTCTGGATTAGCCCTGGGCTTGGCAGTATATACAGATTTTTTTAGGGGATGAAGAAGAAGTGAAAGATGGCTGATTTAAAACCAAAAATTTCTATCATTGGCTGTGGGAATGTGGGTATGCGTTATGCCTACGCTTTAATAATGAAAGGCGGGGTGCGTCAACTTGTTCTTGTAGATTTGGACAGGAAAAAGCTTGAAGGTGAAGTTATGGACCTTTCCCATGGCGCTCCTTATATCTCACCCGTAGAGATAATTGCTGGAGATTATTCCCTGATAGAAAATTCAGATTTAGTCGTAATTACTGCAGGCAGAAAACAGAAGCCAAATCAGACCCGCCTTGACCTGGCAAAAGATAATGTGGAACTTTACAGAAAAATAATTCCTGAAATTGTAAAATACGCCTCCTCTGCTATCCTCCTGATCGTTAGTAATCCCGTGGACGTCCTTTCTTACGCTGCTTATAAATTTTCCTCAAAACCTAAAGAAAAGGTAATTGGTTCAGGAACAGTTTTAGATACAGCGAGATTTAGATTTCTTTTAAGCAAACATTGCAATGTTGACCCTCGAAATATCCATGCCTATATTCTGGGCGAACATGGAGATAGTGAGTTCCCTGTCTGGAGCAGGGCAATGATTGGCGGAGTTTTGTTTAAGGACTACTGCTACATCTGCAAAAGAGCTGCCACCTGCCAGCGCGATGAAGAACTCAGCAAGATTTTTGCTGAAGTGAGAGATTCGGCATATGAAATAGTCGAAAGAAAGCAAGAGACCTCCTATGGGATAGGTCTGGCTCTGGTAAGAATAACCCAGGCAATTATGAATGATGAGAATGCTATTTTACCCGTTTCCTCTTTAGTTGAAGATTACTTAGGGATAAACGATATATATTTAAGCCTTCCCGCTGTAATCAATAAAGAGGGTGTAAGAGAAGTTTTGAAGATTGAGCTTAACCCACAAGAAAAGCAGGCATTTAAGAATTCCGCAGATGCAATAAGAAGGGTGATAAGAGAAACAGGTTTGTAGACTTTTCTGTCATTTCTTGACTGAAGGGATAAAGGACGAGGAGATGTTCTGAGGATTTAATAGAGGAGGAGGTGAAAAATGGCGAAGTTTAAATGTAGTATATGTAATTATGTCTTCGACGGCGAAAATGCGCCGGATAAATGTCCTCGCTGTGGCGCACCAAAGGATAAGTTCGTAAAGTTGACAGATGATAAAGCAAAACTTGTTGATAAGGCGAGGTGCACAAATCAACTCCATATGGGCCTGGCAGCTGTATTGGACCAGGTGCATTCTATCGCCGAGACAGGCATCAAGGATAATCTAGACCCGGGGTGCGTAGCTATATTTACGAAAGCAAGGGATGAGGCAAGACTATTGAGTCAATTTATCAAGGCTGAGATAGAAGTCCACATAGGCAAGGGCAAATGGGGATGATTAATCGGGTTAGTTCTTTAATGAATTAAGGGTGAATTATGGAATCAAAAAAAGCACTACTTCGTAAATCTGAGTTTCATGGAAGGAAGTGAAATTATGGGAAAGGCTATAAAAGGAACCAAAACAGAGAAGAATTTGCTGGCATCTTTTGCCGGAGAATCGCAGGCAAGAAATCGCTATACTTATTTTGCCAGCGTGGCAAGAAAGGCGGGCTATGAGCAGATAGCGGCAATATTTTTAGAGACTGCTGATAATGAGAAAGAACACGCCAAGAGGTTTTTTGAACTTTTAGAAGGAGGAGATGTAGAAATTACAGCTTCCTATCCAGCTGGGGTGATAGGAGACACAGCGGCAAATCTGGGAGCAGCAGCAGCCGGAGAGAACCTTGAATGGACAAAACTTTATAAACAGGCAGAAGAAGTAGCGCGCCAGGAAGGTTTTGAAGAAATAGCCGTTCAATTTAAGGAAATAGCAGAAGTAGAAGAACAGCATGAAATACGATACAGAAAATTGCTTAAGAATGTAAAAGAGGGCAGGGTGTTCAAAAAAGATACCGTGGTTAAATGGAAATGTCGTAATTGTGGGTATGTCCATGAGGGAAAAGAGGCACCTGAAGAATGTCCAGCTTGCGCTCATCCGCGAGAATTCTATGAGCTTCTTTGCGAAAATTACTAAAAGTTCTGGGGGAAGTTCTGGGGACACAATACTTAATTATTGAAGCCCGGTCCTGAACTTTTGAAAGTTCTGCCCAAACTCCCGTAACAGTATAACAATAGGCGAGCACGACTGGGATATTAGATGTTGAAAAAACTGTGGTCGAATTTTGGAGATAATGGGGAAAATATTGAAAAAGCGAAAGGTGATAGGATAAGATAATTAAGTATTGTGTCCCCGGAATTATTAGCAAAAGAATGGAAATTGCTGGAGAGTGAATCTTTGTCAGAGATAAGCAAGGAGAATTTGGGGAAAGCATTAGAACTGGAGATAGATAATACAAATTTTTATAAAGCGGTATCTGAAAGGAGCAAAGACGTTTATGTTTCCAGTATGTTTAAAGGTTTATCAAAAGTTGAAAGAGAACACGCCTCAGTCATATGCAAACATCTAAAGATAGAGAAACCAGATTCAAAAGCAGGGTTAGATAAAGCAGTCGATTCTGACCGGGAGAATATAGAAGAGGCCAACAGGAGAGAAAAAAGGGCAGTTAAATTTTACACAGAAGCAAGAAATCAAGCCACGGAGGAAGAGATAAAGGAATTCTTTAAAGCCTTGATGGAGATAGAGTCAGACCATATAATACTAACCAAGTAGAGACGATGATTAAATTCGAAACAGAAGTATTAGATATAGTACAAAGAACCCATAATGTAAAAAGCTTCCGCTTTAAAATAAAAGAAGATGTCAATTTTAAACCAGGGCAATTCTTTTTTGTTACAATAAAAATTGATGGGGTAGAGAGGACGAAACATTTTTCTTTTTCCAATTCTCCTACGGAGAAAAGGTACGTAGAGTTTACTAAGAGAATAACCGATAGTGAATTTTCCCAGGCCTTGGAAAGATTAAAAGCCGGGGATTGGACGAGATTGAAGATGCCTTATGGTTCTTTCACATTTGAGGGAGAATATGAGAAAATAGCCTTTCTTTCAGGAGGCATTGGCATAACTCCCATAAGAAGCATATGTAAGTTCACCACAGATTCAATGTTGCCCACAGACATGGTGTTACTGTATGGCAATAACAGAGAAGAAGATATTATATTCAGGCAGGATTTAGATAATATGCAGTCAGTTAATAAGAATCTGCGCATAGTTTACACTTTAACCTCCTCAGATATAGACAGAAAAATCTGGAAAGGCAGAACTGGTTATATAGATGATACTATGATAAAAGAAGAAATGCCGGATTATACAGAAAGAATCTTTTATATCTGTGGACCTCCCAGGATGGTAGAAAGTTTAATAAATATTTTAAGAAATAAATTAGGCGTTCAACAAGATAAAATCAAAATAGAAAAATTTTCAGGATATTAAAGGAAAACGAGATGCTTAAAGATCCTGTTTGTGGGATGGAAGTCAATCCTCAAGATGCGATTAAATTGGAAAAGGATGGAAAAACTTTTTATTTTTGCAGTGAGCACTGTAAAAATAAATTTCTAGGCAAAGATGAAATGAAAATTGATCATAAAATGCATGCTGCACATAAACATGCAGAAAAAGGACACGCTGCTCATCACGCTCATATGGTTGAGGATTTCAAAAGAAGGTTTTGGATTTCTTTAATTGCTACTATTCCTGTCTTAATTCTATCTCCTCTAGTTCAGTCTCTATTGAGATTCTCATTAAAATTTCCCGGCGATAAATTCGCTCTCTTTGGAATTTCTACATTTGTTTATTTTTATGGTGGCAGGCCATTTCTTAAGGGCATAGTTGAGGAATTAAAAAGAAAACAGCCAGGCATGATGACGCTTATTGCCCTGGCTATTACGGTTGCTTATGCTTACAGCTCGGGCGTTGTTTTTGGAATCAGGGGAAAGTTTTTCTTCTGGGAGTTAGTTACTCTTATTGACATTATGCTTTTGGGTCACTGGATTGAGATGCGCTCAGTGATGGGTGCCTCTCGCGCTCTGGAAGAGTTAGCCAGACTTATGCCTTCTCAGGCTCATTTAGTTTTAGATGACGGCTCAGTGAGAGATATTAAACTTGAGGAGTTAAAGAAAGGCGACAAAGTTCTTGTCAAACCGGGAGAGAGAGTTCCTGCTGATGGCCGAGTAATTGACGGTGATTCAGAGATAAACGAGGCTATGATTACCGGCGAGTCAAAGCCAGTCAGTAAGGAGGCAGGCAACAGTGTCATCGGTGGGTCTGTAAATGGAAGCGGCTCTCTGACTATACAGGTGGAAAAGACGGGAAAAGATTCTTATATATCCCAGGTCATTGAACTTGTCAGGACTGCAAGTGAAAGTAAATCCAGAGCCCAGAGTTTTGCTGATAAGGCTGCTTTCTGGCTTACGCTTATCGCTATAACAGCCGGCACAATTACACTTATAGCCTGGATTATTTTGGGTAAAGAGTTTGTGTTTGCCCTGGAGCGTATGGTAACCGTTATGGTTATTACCTGCCCTCACGCTTTGGGTTTAGCTATACCCCTGGTTATAGCAGTTATTACAGCGCTATCTGCTCAAAATGGTCTTTTAATAAGGAATCGAACTGCTTTTGAGAGCGCTCGCAATTTGCAGATGATTGTATTTGATAAGACGGGAACACTGACAAAAGGAGAATTCGGCGTATCAGACATAATCAGTTTAGGGGATTGGAGTGAAGATGATTTATTGCGCAAGGTAGCATCTGTAGAGATAAATTCCGAACATACTATAGCAAAAGGGATAGTTAAAAAAGCCAAAGAGAAGAATCTAAAGTTGTCTAAAGTAGAAAAATTTGAAGCCATTGCTGGAAAAGGAGCAAAGGCGCAAATTGAGGGAGAGAAGATTTTTGTTGGAAGCAAAGGCATATTTGATGTAGCCAATGTTAAATCAGTAGAAGCAGAAAAGAAAATGGAAGAGATTGCCTCGCAGGGCAAGACGATAGTCTTTGTTATTTCTGGCAAGAAAATTCAAGGCATCATCGGCCTTTCTGACATTATCAGAGATGAATCTAAAGAGGCTGCAGGGAAGCTGAGAGATCTTGGTTTGGAGATGGCGATGATCACCGGCGATAATAACGCAACAGCCAAGTATGTAGCTGGTCAACTCGGACTGGATACTTATTTTGCTGAAGTTTTACCTGACAAAAAGTCAGAGAAGATAAAACAACTGCAGAGACAGGGTAAAAAAGTAGCTATGGTTGGTGATGGGGTCAATGACGCCCCTGCTTTAGCTCAGGCTGATGTGGGCATAGCCATAGGAGCAGGTACGGATGTCGCTGTGGAAACAGCTGATGTGATTTTGGTCAAAAATGACCCAAGAAATGTGGTTGATATTATTGCTCTTTCCCGTGCTACACAGCGAAAGATGGTGCAGAATTTAGTTTGGGCTACGGGATACAATATTTTTGCCATTCCTTTGGCTGCTGGAGTACTCTATAAATATGGAATAATTTTAGCACCCGCAGTTGGCGCCCTGATAATGTCTTTAAGCACAATTATTGTTGCTATTAATGCCAGATTGATTTCTTATAAAAGGACATGAAATACATAGACCTTATTATTTTCGATTTAGATGGCACACTGGTTGACTCCAGAGATGACATAGCCAATGCTGTTAATTTTACTTTGAAAAAAATTGGCCTTAAAGAGAAAAGTATATCAGAAATAAGTTCTTATATAGGCACAGGTATAGAGGATTTGATAAGAAAATCGTTGGGTAATAAACAGGAAGCTCTTCTTACGAAGGCCCTATCCGTGTTTGAAGAATATTATAGAAAACATTCTACAGATAACTCTGTTCTCTACCCAAACGTGAAGGAAATTTTAGAATATTTCAAGAATAAGAGAAAGGCAGTTGTAACTAATAGAAATTATGAATTCGCTCTAATTGCACTAAATAAGTTAGGTATATATGATTATTTTGAAGATGTTGTAGGAGGAGATGACATAGGTTGTATGAAACCTTCTTCATGTCCTTTAGACAGGTCGATGAAGAGGCTTAATGCAAATAGAGAAAAAGCTATAATAGTGGGTGATATGGATATAGATATAATAGCCGGCAAGACAGCTGGTATCATTACATGTGGCGTTACTTACGGAATAGGGGAAAAAGAAGATATAATCAAAGCAAAGCCAGATTTTATTATAGATGATATAATCAATTTAAAGAATATAATCCATTAAGCTGGTATCTTCAGTCCCTGTGGGGAAAGGGATAAAGTGAGGTTCTCCCCAAAAGGGAGATGAAAAGGGGGTGTCCTATGGCAGTAGAAAACGTAGGGGAAAAGTACAGATGCAATGTATGTGGTAACGAAGTTACTGTAACAAAAGTAGGTGGCGGTGAACTTGTTTGTTGCGAGCAACCTATGGAAAAAATAGAAGGTTAAGAAGTGAAAGTATTAGGGATAAACGGCAGTCCCAGAATAGGCGGGAACACAGATATTCTCCTGGATAAGGTCCTGGAGGGAGCCAGAAGTAGAGGAGCTGAAACAGAAAAAGTTATCTTAAATAACCTCAAATTTTCTCCTTGCCAGGAATGTGAGAACTTAAGAGATGATGGCTCCTGCATAATAGAAGATGATATGCAACCACTCTACAAAAAGATAAAAGACGCAGATAGTGTAATTTTAGCCTCACCTATATTCTTTGGAAGCCTTAGCGCCCAGACAAAGATGATGATAGACCGTTTCCAGTGCATTTGGAGAGCAAAATATATACTGAAAAAAGATATCTTTAAGAATAAAAGAAAGGGTGGCTTTATTTCTGTAGAGGGAACCACAAGAGAAGATTTTTTTCATAATGCGAAATCAATCGTCAAAAATCTATTTGCCACGATTGGTGTGGATTATAAAGAAGAGCTTTTTTGTTCAGGTGTTGATGAAAAAGGAAGCATATTGAAATATCCGGAAGTTTTAAAAAAGGCATTTGCATTGGGAGAAAGAATTGCTCTTGGTTAAACTAATTTTAAGAAAGGGGGGAGTAACGTGGTGAATATATTTGCAGGAAGTGAGATAGTAGAATTGGGAATTCAGATTGAGAAGAATGGTAGAGATTTCTACAATGCGTTGGTGGAGCAATTAAAGAATCAAAAGGCTAAGGAGACGTTCAAATATCTGGCAGGCGAAGAAGAAAAACACATAGCTGTTTTTCAAAATATATTAGATTCAGTGCACAAATATGAACCGCCAGAGTCATATCCGGGAGAATATTTTGCATATATGAATGCTTTAGCCAGGGACTACGTATTCACCCAGAAAGACAAAGGTAGAGAGATAGCCAAAAATGTAAAGGGCGATAAAGAAGCTATCAGCCTGGGTATAGGATTTGAGAAAGATTCGATTATTTTCTATGTAGGGATGAAGAAGGTAGTGCCAGAATACGACCATAAGATAGTCGATCGGCTAATTACACAGGAGCAAGACCATCTAAGACAGTTGTCCGAGCTAAAGGAGAGCCTGTAATTTAAAGGAGGTCAGTATTGTGGATAAAAAAGTTAAAATCTACAGCACCCCTACCTGTCCATTTTGCATGATGACCAAGAAGTTCTTAAAAGAGAACAATATTGATTTTGAGGATATCGATGTCTCCACTGACCAGGCAAAAGCACAGGAGATGGTTCAGAAGTCAGGCCAGATGGCCGTACCTGTTTTGGACATCGATGGCGAAATTATAGTGGGATTTGATAAGGAAAAGATAAGAAAAGCATTAGGGTTATAACCCTGTGGGAGATAATAGTAAAATGTTCGATTTAATCATTATTGGGGCAGGGCCAGCAGGTATAACAGCCAGCGTCTACGCTGCCCGAAAG is a window from the bacterium genome containing:
- a CDS encoding Rrf2 family transcriptional regulator; protein product: MKLITRDTDYAIRALCFIAKCEKEIVPVSELNRNLRIPGPFLRKILQILNKKRLLRSYKGKGGGFMLALAPNKIFLADLIEIFQGSLKLNECIFKKRICPDIKICKLKKRIDAIQKYVISELKDITLVSLLGETRTYRAKGG
- a CDS encoding ferritin family protein — protein: MSEISKENLGKALELEIDNTNFYKAVSERSKDVYVSSMFKGLSKVEREHASVICKHLKIEKPDSKAGLDKAVDSDRENIEEANRREKRAVKFYTEARNQATEEEIKEFFKALMEIESDHIILTK
- a CDS encoding L-lactate dehydrogenase, coding for MADLKPKISIIGCGNVGMRYAYALIMKGGVRQLVLVDLDRKKLEGEVMDLSHGAPYISPVEIIAGDYSLIENSDLVVITAGRKQKPNQTRLDLAKDNVELYRKIIPEIVKYASSAILLIVSNPVDVLSYAAYKFSSKPKEKVIGSGTVLDTARFRFLLSKHCNVDPRNIHAYILGEHGDSEFPVWSRAMIGGVLFKDYCYICKRAATCQRDEELSKIFAEVRDSAYEIVERKQETSYGIGLALVRITQAIMNDENAILPVSSLVEDYLGINDIYLSLPAVINKEGVREVLKIELNPQEKQAFKNSADAIRRVIRETGL
- a CDS encoding rubredoxin, translated to MAKFKCSICNYVFDGENAPDKCPRCGAPKDKFVKLTDDKAKLVDKARCTNQLHMGLAAVLDQVHSIAETGIKDNLDPGCVAIFTKARDEARLLSQFIKAEIEVHIGKGKWG
- a CDS encoding heavy metal translocating P-type ATPase; amino-acid sequence: MLKDPVCGMEVNPQDAIKLEKDGKTFYFCSEHCKNKFLGKDEMKIDHKMHAAHKHAEKGHAAHHAHMVEDFKRRFWISLIATIPVLILSPLVQSLLRFSLKFPGDKFALFGISTFVYFYGGRPFLKGIVEELKRKQPGMMTLIALAITVAYAYSSGVVFGIRGKFFFWELVTLIDIMLLGHWIEMRSVMGASRALEELARLMPSQAHLVLDDGSVRDIKLEELKKGDKVLVKPGERVPADGRVIDGDSEINEAMITGESKPVSKEAGNSVIGGSVNGSGSLTIQVEKTGKDSYISQVIELVRTASESKSRAQSFADKAAFWLTLIAITAGTITLIAWIILGKEFVFALERMVTVMVITCPHALGLAIPLVIAVITALSAQNGLLIRNRTAFESARNLQMIVFDKTGTLTKGEFGVSDIISLGDWSEDDLLRKVASVEINSEHTIAKGIVKKAKEKNLKLSKVEKFEAIAGKGAKAQIEGEKIFVGSKGIFDVANVKSVEAEKKMEEIASQGKTIVFVISGKKIQGIIGLSDIIRDESKEAAGKLRDLGLEMAMITGDNNATAKYVAGQLGLDTYFAEVLPDKKSEKIKQLQRQGKKVAMVGDGVNDAPALAQADVGIAIGAGTDVAVETADVILVKNDPRNVVDIIALSRATQRKMVQNLVWATGYNIFAIPLAAGVLYKYGIILAPAVGALIMSLSTIIVAINARLISYKRT
- a CDS encoding HAD-IA family hydrolase, producing MKYIDLIIFDLDGTLVDSRDDIANAVNFTLKKIGLKEKSISEISSYIGTGIEDLIRKSLGNKQEALLTKALSVFEEYYRKHSTDNSVLYPNVKEILEYFKNKRKAVVTNRNYEFALIALNKLGIYDYFEDVVGGDDIGCMKPSSCPLDRSMKRLNANREKAIIVGDMDIDIIAGKTAGIITCGVTYGIGEKEDIIKAKPDFIIDDIINLKNIIH
- a CDS encoding VIT1/CCC1 transporter family protein, which gives rise to MVYAVDTGLVATVSFIAGISVSLVIRNRIILAGLVEIVAGTLAIFFGSYMSTKAQKHFFENQIEREKREIEEDPKKETQEIRDIFNGMGFTKEEQEIAVKRITADKQRWLEFMVQEEIGISPGLIDKPFEIGLISAGAFLLGAFPAIFPFFLFANVSKALVISAFLVLGFLFILGVIKTKVTKSNWLVSGLETLLIGAVSCGAGLLLGRIAAGYFH
- a CDS encoding NifU family protein; this encodes MKEKVEAALNKVRPSLQADGGDVELIEVTSDGVVKVRLTGACRGCPLSQMTLKAGIEKVIKQEVPEVKEVVAV
- a CDS encoding type 1 glutamine amidotransferase domain-containing protein produces the protein MAKVAVLVEDNYQVLEVWYPYLRLREDGIETLLVGTGRKREYKSKEGYPAVEQLPIEKARVADFSGVVIPGGYAPDILRRYKEVNNFVREMYKKNKLVAAICHGGWVLVSAGIVKGKKVTGFYAIKDDLVNAGGKFIDKEVVVDGNLITSRKPFDLPAFCREILRKIKKSEESK
- a CDS encoding 4Fe-4S binding protein translates to MAKRKIIKIDEEKCNGCGLCIPNCPEGALQIIDGKARLISDLFCDGLGACIGYCPEGAITIEEREAQEYDERKVMENIVKQGKNVIKAHLEHLKQHNQSEYLKQAIGFLKEKNIEIHLEQEHLPGKHKHMSPFPECPGSKIMDFREREEVAEGKKAVSKGISRLRQWPVQIILVPPSAPYLKDADLLIAADCVPFAYADFHDDLLKGKILLVGCPKFDDVEFYKERITQILKNNNIKSITCTYMEVPCCFGLVSIVKSAISASGKDIPFKEVTISIKGGKLK
- a CDS encoding desulfoferrodoxin FeS4 iron-binding domain-containing protein, with protein sequence MAVENVGEKYRCNVCGNEVTVTKVGGGELVCCEQPMEKIEG
- a CDS encoding FAD-dependent oxidoreductase; amino-acid sequence: MIKFETEVLDIVQRTHNVKSFRFKIKEDVNFKPGQFFFVTIKIDGVERTKHFSFSNSPTEKRYVEFTKRITDSEFSQALERLKAGDWTRLKMPYGSFTFEGEYEKIAFLSGGIGITPIRSICKFTTDSMLPTDMVLLYGNNREEDIIFRQDLDNMQSVNKNLRIVYTLTSSDIDRKIWKGRTGYIDDTMIKEEMPDYTERIFYICGPPRMVESLINILRNKLGVQQDKIKIEKFSGY
- a CDS encoding rubrerythrin family protein, giving the protein MGKAIKGTKTEKNLLASFAGESQARNRYTYFASVARKAGYEQIAAIFLETADNEKEHAKRFFELLEGGDVEITASYPAGVIGDTAANLGAAAAGENLEWTKLYKQAEEVARQEGFEEIAVQFKEIAEVEEQHEIRYRKLLKNVKEGRVFKKDTVVKWKCRNCGYVHEGKEAPEECPACAHPREFYELLCENY